One Hippoglossus stenolepis isolate QCI-W04-F060 chromosome 6, HSTE1.2, whole genome shotgun sequence genomic window, TAACAGCTGATGACGGAGTCTGTCAATTCTGAGGGACACAAATCAagggaatcaaacaaacatgtcacgACCCGCACTGAGTAACGCAATCATGTTTACACCTAAAGCTCTGTGAGGAAATCAATGTGTAGATTAAGAGACTTGCCTTCTTTTCTTCCGGATATACATGCActgaaagagacaaaatgaaGAGCGCTGCATTAATGGTGTAGAAATAGGTTTATCGGTTTTGGCTTGGTTTGCAGTATGTTAGCAGGATTCTTTCcactgaaatattatttttcccAGCTTGTCAACTTTGTGGAAGTTGACCTGCGACCTCCAGTAGGGCTGGAGGATACGGCCAAAAAtaatatcaagataaaaatgttcacattagctgataatgtttattatcacgataaatatcacattattattacttttatttactttaagtTTTAGCTTTCAGACTAATCTGAAGATTGGggttttaatttcttctttgtGAGCAGAGAGTGACTTGATACACACTTTTACTAATCTGAGGTGGATCAGCTGTGTGTTATACCTCTGCACTGTGTTTGCATATGGAATATACTGATATACActgaatcagaatcagctttattcaCAATGTACGTGTGCACATACTAGGAAATTAACTACGGTGTAGACATGTAACTACCGTGTGCTAATAGAATTATAATCACTATAACTGTATGAGACAGTAGCAACAGGACAACAAGCTGAGGTTGGACAGAAACATGTAACTACTAGATAAGATGGAATTGTGACCAGACGACAAAGACCCTAAATCAAATATGGATTAAATTGAACACATGTTGCATTGCACTTTATGAACATGATATTatgataattattcatattcTTTATGGGCCAGTCCAACCACTTACCACAGCCGCAACTATCCCAATGATGGTGAGGAGGAAGAACGGCACCAACACGTAGCTGGCCGCCACGTTCCCATCGACGATGGCGGGGGGCTGAGTGGTGCTGTTCATTGCATACGTTCAGGACCGGGCTGGTGGGGGGTGCACGGGGACACACGGGGGGCTGCAGCGGACCCCCTCCCAGCGGTGGACACTGTGCAGCTGTTGGCTCCTCGGGCTGCCCCCTCGTTGTTTACGCCTCATCCTCGTCGCTCATGTGACTCCCACATGGTTCCTCACCGCCCTCCCCCCGTAATCAGCGAGAAATCTGAGGGAGCAAGGAGGGACAGGAATCTGGAACAGGGGGCGGAGACACCATCAAGGAGtttgtattaaaaaacaaaaaaggtcaaacAGCGGAGGGTGTAAGTGACTTTGAGGGGAcagacccccccctcctccctgagaTGCTGTCAACCTGGCAGCCATCATTCAAACCTCACAACTCACTGTCACGCTGCAGTTTCGTGTTGTTCTCCTGCTGCGATCTCTCTGGGGTTTGATCTTTTACTTCACTGAGTTCCCACAAAGACACATGTGGGacccccgtccccgtccccgtcccccgtccccgTTAACCAGAAGCCATGAGCCAGCACATCGACAGCTACATAAACATTAGCAGCTGTTAGCATCGGCCGGTGACGCAGCCGGACGAGTGGTTTTCTTACACCGCACAACCAGGACAATACGCACCCCGAGGGGAGGTTCAGTGTCCCCTGCGGCTGTCCCCCCGTGTTAAACGTCAGTAAAGTCTCAACTCACTGTGCGACGAGCAGAGTCTCAGCCGGAGAGATGATGCGAGTCACAGGAAGAAGCGCATCCTCCGGCTCCAGCAGAAAGACACGCCACTTCCGGTCACGGCCCTTCACAATAAGAGAGACAACGCGAAAACTACGGAAGCTCGATGAGCTCAGTTTAGAAGAAAAAACCCACCACAGTAATAAAAGCAGTCACCAGATGCAGAtggtttatgttattttatgaGCTTGGATCAGCTgctactgtgtttttattctttttaccACATGAACACACCCACGTATTTGTTGGTGGAGAGTGTCATGAATGTAGTACAACAATACCAGCTAGATACTAAACTACAAATACTATCATGACATACTGTAATACCTctataaatatcaatatatcgACCGATCCTGTTCATCCATCCTCTCGTCTGTCGagcctttctttcctttctgaATTTCAGTTGATCTGAAGTGAtaattttagaatataggacaagatggtgaatatcccttgtacgttttAAGATCTTCTGTTACCAGCTACCAtcagatgttagcaggtgttaggaACATAAtatcagttgtgcaccttagcgtcatcgAGTGTTTTGGctttgtaatcaatgatacaggctcaggctaaaggtaaatctgactgcaggctactggcttgtatggcagcactatGAAAGTCATGTGGCCGCTCAGTacatcattacctctttgcctttttaaactaaacactgtcccatttgagaacataggacaagatggagaatatcccttgtatgttccATTGCACTAATTAATGTCcaccaccagttgatgttatcAGATCTTAGTGACCAACAGCGGGTGTTAGGGACAAATCTACAGTTTTGTACCTTAGTGTCATCATAAAAAATATCTTCTCTCACAGCAACTCCAGTGTTGCACAATATTTTAACAAAAATTTCATACATGAgtttaaaaacataacaataGTTTTTGTTTATTGCAAATATGACGATATTGTGTTTAATCCGAATGGTTAAATTGTTAAAATCTTTGCAGGATGTCAGatcatattaaaatatactttattgtttCCATTGGGGAATTcttcttgggccaaagtgccacagcagctgcagaacagaacattgtgtaacaacaacaaaactcaAGGACATATCACGTAAGACCCAGAAcaataaagcagaataaaagtgagttgaatatttCACCTGCCCTAAAACCTCTTAAAACGCTAAAACACTAAAATTATATAACgcatttcataaaaacataatttttttaaagtagtgAAGAGAAATGCATGTCATCCTCTCTTCACCGTGTTTACTCCAGTTATAAGTTTTGTGCTGTTGGTCCATCGCCAcaagatgtcactaaactccTGTGTGTCAACAAGGAAAGTTAGATTGTGTAGCAACAAGAGAATTCAGAGTGCTTTTATATAGAATGTAAAAGGAATCGttacaaattgtaaaagcaacataagaaatgaaaagagattaAAAGGTTTTACCtggagaataaaaacataaaatgtaagtaataaataaataaaacagtgaaagaATGTAGtaattatttgatatattaaAAGGCCCTGGCAAACAGAAAGTCTTCAGCACTGATTTAAACAGAGTCAGAGTTGCACcaagatgaaaacatcactgaggGTAAAATGTCTCATTTCCATTTACCATGTACATTTTGTCTAATCATTTATAACAATAGATCACAATATATGGGGCAGTTCATGAAATCAAAGCTAAAAGGATTGTAATTTCAGTTTATCAGAAACTTTTAATATAGACAAAGTAATGTAAGTGAGTAttacatagtgtgtgtgtgtgtgtgtgtgtgtgtgtgtgtgtgtgtgtgtgtttgtttaatcctTTGATATTAAATATATGTGTTGTAGAGTGATGTTGCTTTCATTAAATCAT contains:
- the smim29 gene encoding small integral membrane protein 29, whose amino-acid sequence is MNSTTQPPAIVDGNVAASYVLVPFFLLTIIGIVAAVCMYIRKKRRIDRLRHQLLPVYTYDPSEELNEAEQEMLWKEEDTRVVQGWAKSYQQRRPLLTKDVNA